From Loxodonta africana isolate mLoxAfr1 chromosome 2, mLoxAfr1.hap2, whole genome shotgun sequence, the proteins below share one genomic window:
- the GIN1 gene encoding gypsy retrotransposon integrase-like protein 1 isoform X2, with product MVRSGKNGDLHLKQIAYYKRTGEYHPTTLPSERSGIRRAAKKFVFKEKKLFYVGKDRKQNRLVIVSEEEKKKVLRECHENDTGSHHGISRTLTLVESSYYWTSVTNDVKQWVYACQHCQVAKNTVTLAPKQHLLKVENPWSIVTVDLMGPFHTSNRSHVYAIIMTDLFTKWVVILPLCDVSASEISKAIINIFFLYGPPQKIIMDQRDEFINQINVELYGLFGTKQIVISHASQTVDPTVSTPSTIRTFLSKHCADHPNNWDDHLSAVSFAFNIVHLLENNNFDDVNKSKIVVKKKPKQLNPFHLKVGHEVLRQRKNWWKDGRFQSEWVGPCVIDYITESGCAVLRDNTGARLKRPIKMSHLKPYVRESTEQDSLYLLQGSVVADHDYIGLPEIPLGAYQANILVEDATIAVVDNELLTSTKDRELLEYRNAKVSPLIEDRGTLDKQTFSLLDSSNQVLEYLS from the exons ATGGTCCGTAGTGGAAAAAATGGTGACCTTCATCTTAAGCAGATTGCATATTATAAACGAACTGGTGAATATCATCCAACTACACTGCCAAGTGAGAGAAGTGGCATAAGAAGAGCAGCAAAAAAATTTGTCTTTAAAG AAAAAAAGCTATTTTATGttggaaaagacagaaaacaaaatcGTTTGGTAattgtttcagaagaggaaaaaaagaaagtcctGAGAGAATGCCATGAAAATGACACTGGAAGCCATCATGGCATATCCAGAACTCTCACTCTAGTGGAATCCAGCTACTATTGGACTTCTGTGACCAATGATGTCAAACAGTGG GTGTATGCTTGTCAGCATTGCCAAGTGGCAAAAAATACAGTTACTCTAGCACCTAAACAGCACCTTCTCAAGGTGGAAAATCCATGGAGTATAGTTACTGTTGATCTGATGGGACCTTTTCACACAAGCAACAGAAGTCATGTATATGCCATAatcatgacagatttgttcacaaAATGGGTTGTGATTTTGCCTCTTTGTGATGTTTCAGCATCTGAAATTTCTAAAGCTATTATcaatatatttttcttatatGGACCTCCTCAGAAAATAATAATGGACCAAAGAGATGAGTTCATTAATCAG ATCAATGTAGAACTGTATGGATTGTTTGGCACAAAGCAGATTGTAATTTCTCATGCCTCTCAAACTGTTGATCCTACTGTAAGTACACCTAGCACAATCAGAACGTTTCTCTCCAAACACTGTGCTGACCACCCGAACAACTGGGATGATCATCTGTCAGCTGTTTCGTTTGCCTTCAATATAGTTCACTTG CTGGAGAACAACAATTTTGATGACGTAAATAAAAGCAAGATTGTtgttaaaaagaaaccaaagcaGTTAAATCCATTTCATCTAAAAGTGGGTCATGAAGTTTTAAGACAAAGGAAAAATTGGTGGAAGGATGGTCGTTTCCAGTCCGAATGGGTTGGCCCTTGTGTCATAGACTATATTACAGAAAGTGGTTGTGCTGTCCTGAGAGACAACACTGGGGCTAGACTTAAAAGACCGATCAAAATGTCTCACCTTAAGCCCTACGTGAGAGAATCCACTGAACAAG ACAGTCTGTATCTCTTACAAGGTTCAGTAGTAGCAGATCATGACTACATCGGGTTGCCTGAAATTCCACTTGGAGCATACCAAGCAAATATTCTCGTAGAAGATGCAACTATTGCTGTAGTTGACAATGAATTACTAACATCAACCAAGGACCGTGAACTATTAGAATATAGAAATGCTAAAGTCTCTCCACTGATAGAAGATCGTGGTACTCTTGACAAACAGACTTTCAGTCTGTTGGATTCTTCAAATCAAGTCCTTGAGTACTTAAGTTAG
- the GIN1 gene encoding gypsy retrotransposon integrase-like protein 1 isoform X1 produces MVRSGKNGDLHLKQIAYYKRTGEYHPTTLPSERSGIRRAAKKFVFKEKKLFYVGKDRKQNRLVIVSEEEKKKVLRECHENDTGSHHGISRTLTLVESSYYWTSVTNDVKQWVYACQHCQVAKNTVTLAPKQHLLKVENPWSIVTVDLMGPFHTSNRSHVYAIIMTDLFTKWVVILPLCDVSASEISKAIINIFFLYGPPQKIIMDQRDEFINQINVELYGLFGTKQIVISHASQTVDPTVSTPSTIRTFLSKHCADHPNNWDDHLSAVSFAFNIVHLEPAKNTPYFQMFNRNPYMPETSDSLHEVDGDNTSMFAKILDAVKEADKIMANKTTSAGQLENNNFDDVNKSKIVVKKKPKQLNPFHLKVGHEVLRQRKNWWKDGRFQSEWVGPCVIDYITESGCAVLRDNTGARLKRPIKMSHLKPYVRESTEQDSLYLLQGSVVADHDYIGLPEIPLGAYQANILVEDATIAVVDNELLTSTKDRELLEYRNAKVSPLIEDRGTLDKQTFSLLDSSNQVLEYLS; encoded by the exons ATGGTCCGTAGTGGAAAAAATGGTGACCTTCATCTTAAGCAGATTGCATATTATAAACGAACTGGTGAATATCATCCAACTACACTGCCAAGTGAGAGAAGTGGCATAAGAAGAGCAGCAAAAAAATTTGTCTTTAAAG AAAAAAAGCTATTTTATGttggaaaagacagaaaacaaaatcGTTTGGTAattgtttcagaagaggaaaaaaagaaagtcctGAGAGAATGCCATGAAAATGACACTGGAAGCCATCATGGCATATCCAGAACTCTCACTCTAGTGGAATCCAGCTACTATTGGACTTCTGTGACCAATGATGTCAAACAGTGG GTGTATGCTTGTCAGCATTGCCAAGTGGCAAAAAATACAGTTACTCTAGCACCTAAACAGCACCTTCTCAAGGTGGAAAATCCATGGAGTATAGTTACTGTTGATCTGATGGGACCTTTTCACACAAGCAACAGAAGTCATGTATATGCCATAatcatgacagatttgttcacaaAATGGGTTGTGATTTTGCCTCTTTGTGATGTTTCAGCATCTGAAATTTCTAAAGCTATTATcaatatatttttcttatatGGACCTCCTCAGAAAATAATAATGGACCAAAGAGATGAGTTCATTAATCAG ATCAATGTAGAACTGTATGGATTGTTTGGCACAAAGCAGATTGTAATTTCTCATGCCTCTCAAACTGTTGATCCTACTGTAAGTACACCTAGCACAATCAGAACGTTTCTCTCCAAACACTGTGCTGACCACCCGAACAACTGGGATGATCATCTGTCAGCTGTTTCGTTTGCCTTCAATATAGTTCACTTG GAGCCTGCTAAAAATACaccatattttcaaatgtttaATCGAAATCCTTACATGCCTGAGACTTCAGATAGTCTTCATGAAGTGGATGGTGATAATACAAGTATGTTTGCCAAAATTCTAGATGCAGTTAAAGAAGCTGATAAAATAATGGCAAATAAGACAACTTCAGCGGGCCAG CTGGAGAACAACAATTTTGATGACGTAAATAAAAGCAAGATTGTtgttaaaaagaaaccaaagcaGTTAAATCCATTTCATCTAAAAGTGGGTCATGAAGTTTTAAGACAAAGGAAAAATTGGTGGAAGGATGGTCGTTTCCAGTCCGAATGGGTTGGCCCTTGTGTCATAGACTATATTACAGAAAGTGGTTGTGCTGTCCTGAGAGACAACACTGGGGCTAGACTTAAAAGACCGATCAAAATGTCTCACCTTAAGCCCTACGTGAGAGAATCCACTGAACAAG ACAGTCTGTATCTCTTACAAGGTTCAGTAGTAGCAGATCATGACTACATCGGGTTGCCTGAAATTCCACTTGGAGCATACCAAGCAAATATTCTCGTAGAAGATGCAACTATTGCTGTAGTTGACAATGAATTACTAACATCAACCAAGGACCGTGAACTATTAGAATATAGAAATGCTAAAGTCTCTCCACTGATAGAAGATCGTGGTACTCTTGACAAACAGACTTTCAGTCTGTTGGATTCTTCAAATCAAGTCCTTGAGTACTTAAGTTAG
- the GIN1 gene encoding gypsy retrotransposon integrase-like protein 1 isoform X3 encodes MGPFHTSNRSHVYAIIMTDLFTKWVVILPLCDVSASEISKAIINIFFLYGPPQKIIMDQRDEFINQINVELYGLFGTKQIVISHASQTVDPTVSTPSTIRTFLSKHCADHPNNWDDHLSAVSFAFNIVHLEPAKNTPYFQMFNRNPYMPETSDSLHEVDGDNTSMFAKILDAVKEADKIMANKTTSAGQLENNNFDDVNKSKIVVKKKPKQLNPFHLKVGHEVLRQRKNWWKDGRFQSEWVGPCVIDYITESGCAVLRDNTGARLKRPIKMSHLKPYVRESTEQDSLYLLQGSVVADHDYIGLPEIPLGAYQANILVEDATIAVVDNELLTSTKDRELLEYRNAKVSPLIEDRGTLDKQTFSLLDSSNQVLEYLS; translated from the exons ATGGGACCTTTTCACACAAGCAACAGAAGTCATGTATATGCCATAatcatgacagatttgttcacaaAATGGGTTGTGATTTTGCCTCTTTGTGATGTTTCAGCATCTGAAATTTCTAAAGCTATTATcaatatatttttcttatatGGACCTCCTCAGAAAATAATAATGGACCAAAGAGATGAGTTCATTAATCAG ATCAATGTAGAACTGTATGGATTGTTTGGCACAAAGCAGATTGTAATTTCTCATGCCTCTCAAACTGTTGATCCTACTGTAAGTACACCTAGCACAATCAGAACGTTTCTCTCCAAACACTGTGCTGACCACCCGAACAACTGGGATGATCATCTGTCAGCTGTTTCGTTTGCCTTCAATATAGTTCACTTG GAGCCTGCTAAAAATACaccatattttcaaatgtttaATCGAAATCCTTACATGCCTGAGACTTCAGATAGTCTTCATGAAGTGGATGGTGATAATACAAGTATGTTTGCCAAAATTCTAGATGCAGTTAAAGAAGCTGATAAAATAATGGCAAATAAGACAACTTCAGCGGGCCAG CTGGAGAACAACAATTTTGATGACGTAAATAAAAGCAAGATTGTtgttaaaaagaaaccaaagcaGTTAAATCCATTTCATCTAAAAGTGGGTCATGAAGTTTTAAGACAAAGGAAAAATTGGTGGAAGGATGGTCGTTTCCAGTCCGAATGGGTTGGCCCTTGTGTCATAGACTATATTACAGAAAGTGGTTGTGCTGTCCTGAGAGACAACACTGGGGCTAGACTTAAAAGACCGATCAAAATGTCTCACCTTAAGCCCTACGTGAGAGAATCCACTGAACAAG ACAGTCTGTATCTCTTACAAGGTTCAGTAGTAGCAGATCATGACTACATCGGGTTGCCTGAAATTCCACTTGGAGCATACCAAGCAAATATTCTCGTAGAAGATGCAACTATTGCTGTAGTTGACAATGAATTACTAACATCAACCAAGGACCGTGAACTATTAGAATATAGAAATGCTAAAGTCTCTCCACTGATAGAAGATCGTGGTACTCTTGACAAACAGACTTTCAGTCTGTTGGATTCTTCAAATCAAGTCCTTGAGTACTTAAGTTAG